A DNA window from Gillisia sp. Hel1_33_143 contains the following coding sequences:
- a CDS encoding RimK family protein: MNKYIVVNQPENWDISVENIKIISAQDYLTNPEFSRLKNARVFNLSKDYSYQSKGYYVSLLAEARGHMAIPTVKNIVDLREPKLVKIVSDDFDDLIQTSLKNLKSKEFTLSIYFGQNVAQKYKELSAMFHRHFQIPFLLVKFNYTTKWNIKSVKAISESEIPEDHKESMKFFAKEYFAKKRYDTPKTHSTDYDLAILVQPNDPAPPSNQKAIKKFVEIAEKMNFYVEVILPKDLSRLSSFDALLIRQSTEVNNEAYAFARKAQQEGIAIVDYPDAILKCCNKVYMAEALTNANIPTPKTLIVHKNNIDQVIPYIGLPCVLKSPDSTFSFGVKKAETIEEFEELVGAMLKKSDLIIAQEFTFSEYDWRVGILDDQPIFACRYYMAKGHWQIYNWDAEKKDDQDGNADCLPIEEVPKKILSAALKSAKLMGKGLYGIDVKEVDGKPLVIEINDNPNIDFGVEDRFYGDKVYVDIITALKNRIEKK; encoded by the coding sequence ATGAATAAATATATAGTTGTTAATCAACCTGAAAATTGGGATATTTCTGTAGAGAATATAAAGATCATCTCCGCCCAAGATTACTTAACAAATCCCGAATTTTCAAGATTAAAGAATGCCAGGGTTTTCAATCTGTCCAAAGATTATTCGTATCAATCTAAAGGTTATTATGTTTCTCTTTTAGCGGAAGCTAGAGGGCATATGGCGATACCTACAGTAAAGAACATTGTAGATTTAAGAGAGCCAAAATTAGTAAAGATAGTTTCAGACGATTTTGATGATCTTATTCAAACAAGTTTGAAGAACTTAAAGTCTAAAGAATTTACGCTAAGTATCTATTTTGGTCAAAATGTAGCACAAAAATACAAAGAGCTTAGTGCCATGTTTCATAGGCATTTTCAGATTCCCTTCTTACTGGTAAAATTCAATTATACCACCAAATGGAATATAAAAAGCGTAAAGGCAATTTCAGAATCAGAAATACCGGAAGATCATAAAGAAAGCATGAAGTTTTTTGCAAAAGAATATTTTGCGAAGAAGCGATATGATACTCCTAAAACACATAGCACAGATTATGACCTAGCTATTCTGGTTCAGCCAAATGATCCTGCCCCACCTAGCAATCAAAAAGCTATTAAGAAATTTGTAGAAATTGCTGAAAAGATGAATTTTTATGTCGAAGTAATTTTACCTAAAGATCTTTCCAGACTTTCCTCATTTGATGCATTATTAATACGCCAAAGTACAGAGGTTAACAATGAAGCCTATGCTTTTGCGCGAAAAGCTCAGCAAGAAGGAATTGCTATTGTAGATTATCCAGATGCTATTTTAAAATGCTGTAATAAGGTTTATATGGCAGAGGCTTTAACCAATGCCAATATTCCAACTCCTAAGACTCTTATTGTTCACAAGAATAATATAGACCAGGTTATTCCTTACATAGGTCTACCCTGCGTTTTAAAATCTCCAGACTCTACTTTTTCCTTTGGTGTAAAAAAAGCTGAAACTATTGAAGAGTTTGAAGAACTAGTAGGAGCAATGTTAAAAAAATCTGATCTCATTATTGCTCAGGAATTTACATTTTCTGAATATGACTGGAGGGTTGGAATTCTCGATGACCAGCCAATTTTTGCTTGTAGATATTATATGGCTAAAGGACATTGGCAGATCTATAACTGGGATGCAGAAAAGAAAGATGATCAAGATGGTAATGCAGATTGTTTACCAATAGAAGAAGTTCCGAAGAAAATTTTATCGGCAGCGCTTAAGTCGGCTAAATTAATGGGGAAGGGGCTTTATGGTATAGATGTAAAAGAAGTAGACGGAAAGCCGCTGGTGATAGAGATCAATGATAATCCAAACATAGATTTTGGTGTGGAAGATAGGTTTTATGGGGATAAGGTGTATGTTGATATTATTACCGCATTAAAGAACAGAATAGAAAAGAAATAA